A single Cyclopterus lumpus isolate fCycLum1 chromosome 1, fCycLum1.pri, whole genome shotgun sequence DNA region contains:
- the LOC117735512 gene encoding uncharacterized protein LOC117735512: MAPSIQDISFMKIMKEGLTKDANSWVAPLPFKCSRQRLLNNRPQALNRLKSLRRNFERKPEMRDHFLSFMDKMFKNGHAELAPPPSEDEEQWYLPIFGVYHPRKPKQIRVVFDSSTQYNGVSLNNVLLTGPDLNNTLLGVLMRFRKEAIAFTTDIEQMFYCFSVREDDSNFLRFLWFQDNDPSKDIVEYRMTVHVFGNSPSPAVAIHGLHQSVQVSELRIDPDVQSFVMRDFYVDDGLKSLPTVEAAVNLLKKTQDVLSKSNLRLHKIAANNKEVMEAFPAEDRAKDLKDLDLSADTLPMQRSLGINWDLQTDCFHFSVSDEIKSYTRRGVLSTINSLYDPLGFVAPVTIQGKAILRELTTEKGDWDSPLPQEMEDAWTSWRASLKELSQLSIPRAYTTTSPPAAVRRELCVFSDASTKAIAAVAYLKVTDSAGNNHVGFVMGKAKLTPRPEQTIPRLELCAAVLGVELADLISAELDLQLDATTFHSDSKVVLGYISNESRRFYVYVSNRVLRIRRSSHPDQWRYVSTEPRYTFCRCRPFKQHKLTEWTQISVHIGDKCLREHLRACRPGFRPRHSPSGVHFEYYNNIQAAWFSTILKVLILEVSNTGHCSPHTHSPSFQHDLEEQPL; encoded by the coding sequence ATGGCTCCGTCTATCCAGGACATCTCCttcatgaaaataatgaaagaaggACTAACAAAAGATGCAAACAGTTGGGTAGCTCCATTACCCTTTAAATGCTCACGTCAACGGCTCCTCAATAACAGGCCACAGGCATTGAACCGTCTCAAGTCGCTCAGACGCAACTTTGAAAGGAAGCCTGAAATGAGAGACCATTTTCTCAGTTTCATGGACAAGATGTTCAAGAATGGTCATGCTGAGttagcccctcctcccagtGAGGATGAAGAACAGTGGTACTTGCCAATATTTGGTGTGTACCAtccaagaaaaccaaaacaaatacgAGTGGTCTTCGATTCCAGCACCCAGTACAACGGTGTGTCGCTCAACAACGTGCTGTTGACTGGGCCTGATCTGAACAACACGCTGCTTGGTGTATTAATGCGCTTTAGAAAGGAAGCAATCGCCTTTACAACGGATATAGAACAGATGTTCTATTGTTTTTCAGTAAGGGAAGACGATAGTAACTTCCTACGTTTTCTATGGTTCCAAGATAACGACCCCTCCAAAGACATTGTGGAGTATCGGATGACGGTCCACGTCTTTGGAAATAGTCCTTCACCCGCAGTAGCGATTCATGGACTGCACCAGTCTGTTCAGGTCAGTGAGCTTCGCATTGACCCTGACGTCCAAAGTTTTGTGATGCGTGACTTCTATGTAGACGATGGGTTGAAGTCCTTGCCCACAGTCGAAGCTGCGGTCAACCTGctgaaaaagacacaagatGTTCTCTCCAAATCAAACCTAAGGCTGCACAAGATCgcagcaaacaacaaggaggtcATGGAGGCCTTTCCGGCCGAAGATCGTGCAAAAGACCTTAAAGACCTGGACCTCAGTGCAGATACGCTACCAATGCAGCGTAGTCTTGGAATCAATTGGGACCTCCAGACCGACTGCTTCCACTTCAGCGTCTCCGACGAGATAAAATCCTACACTCGACGGGGTGTCTTGTCTACAATCAACAGCCTCTACGATCCTCTAGGGTTTGTAGCGCCAGTCACAATACAAGGCAAGGCTATTCTGAGAGAACTCACAACTGAGAAAGGTGACTGGGACTCGCCTTTGCCCCAAGAAATGGAAGACGCATGGACATCTTGGAGAGCATCTTTGAAAGAACTGTCCCAGCTTTCTATTCCCAGAGCCTACACTACAACTTCACCCCCAGCAGCTGTCAGAAGGGAATTGTGCGTCTTTTCTGACGCATCCACGAAAGCTATCGCCGCTGTGGCATATCTAAAAGTAACTGACTCTGCTGGAAATAACCATGTGGGATTTGTAATGGGCAAAGCCAAGCTGACCCCCCGTCCTGAACAAACAATTCCGAGACTGGAACTTTGCGCAGCAGTGCTTGGAGTGGAGTTAGCAGACTTAATCTCGGCAGAACTAGACCTTCAGCTCGATGCTACAACCTTCCACTCAGACAGCAAGGTAGTCCTTGGCTACATTTCTAATGAAAGCAGGCGCTTTTATGTATATGTAAGTAACCGGGTATTACGTATCCGAAGGTCCTCCCACCCAGATCAATGGCGCTACGTGTCAACAGAACCACGCTACACGTTCTGTCGCTGCAGGCCGTTTAAACAACACAAACTGACTGAGTGGACCCAAATCTCTGTACACATCGGAGACAAGTGCCTCAGAGAGCACCTACGAGCTTGTAGACCCGGGTTCAGACCCAGACATTCGCCCTCTGGTGTCCACTTTGAGTACTACAACAACATCCAAGCAGCTTGGTTCTCAACGATTCTCAAAGTTCTCATCTTGGAAGTCTCTAACACGGGCCATTGTTCGCCTCATACACATAGCCCGTCTTTTCAACATGACCTTGAAGAACAGCCCTTGTAA